One genomic region from Sphingomonas paeninsulae encodes:
- the fumC gene encoding class II fumarate hydratase yields MSNTRTETDSFGPIEVPATAYWGAQTQRSIENFPFGAREAMPIEIVHALAIVKQAAARVNRAHGLDAKLADAIESAAAAVATGEHDDQFPLVIWQTGSGTQSNMNVNEVVAGIANEALSGVRGGKTPVHPNDHVNMSQSSNDSFPTALHVAAAASVTHKLYPALERLRGALGAKSKAWGNIVKIGRTHLQDATPLTLGQEFSGYANQIYRCHMRIEPAIINGMCRLAQGGTAVGTGLNAPHGFAGEMAATIADLTGLPFLPAENSFEALASNDPIVHLSGTLNTLAVALTKIANDIRLLGSGPRAGIGELNLPENEPGSSIMPGKVNPTQCEMLTMVAAQVIGNHLAITVGGMQGHLELNVFKPMIGANLLRSIDLLAIGMDSFAARCVDGLEPNRDRIAELVDRSLMLVTALAPEIGYDNAAKIAKHAHHENLTLREAALALSLVDAATFDRLVRPETMIGNNEGSHK; encoded by the coding sequence ATGAGCAACACCCGCACCGAAACCGACAGCTTCGGCCCTATCGAAGTCCCCGCCACGGCCTATTGGGGCGCGCAGACACAACGCAGTATCGAGAATTTTCCGTTCGGCGCGCGTGAGGCGATGCCGATCGAAATCGTCCACGCACTTGCCATCGTGAAACAGGCGGCGGCTCGCGTGAACCGTGCGCACGGGCTGGATGCAAAGCTGGCTGATGCGATCGAATCGGCTGCGGCTGCGGTTGCAACAGGCGAGCATGACGATCAGTTTCCGCTGGTTATCTGGCAGACAGGTTCGGGCACTCAGTCGAACATGAACGTGAACGAAGTTGTAGCCGGGATCGCGAACGAGGCGCTGTCGGGAGTTCGCGGCGGCAAAACCCCGGTCCATCCCAACGACCATGTCAATATGAGCCAGTCGTCGAACGACAGTTTCCCCACTGCGCTTCACGTCGCGGCGGCGGCTTCGGTTACGCACAAACTCTATCCGGCGCTCGAGCGATTACGCGGCGCGCTCGGGGCTAAGTCAAAGGCATGGGGGAACATTGTAAAGATCGGCCGAACCCATTTGCAGGATGCGACTCCGCTGACTTTGGGGCAGGAATTTTCAGGGTACGCCAACCAGATTTATCGCTGCCACATGCGCATCGAACCGGCGATCATAAACGGAATGTGCCGACTCGCGCAGGGGGGCACGGCAGTTGGCACCGGCCTGAATGCGCCACATGGATTTGCCGGTGAAATGGCGGCGACGATTGCCGATCTGACCGGCCTGCCGTTTCTGCCGGCGGAAAACAGCTTCGAAGCGCTGGCATCAAACGATCCGATCGTTCACCTGTCGGGAACTCTGAACACGTTGGCCGTTGCGCTGACCAAAATTGCCAACGACATTCGGCTGCTCGGTTCTGGGCCGCGCGCGGGAATCGGCGAACTCAATCTGCCGGAAAATGAACCAGGCAGTTCGATCATGCCGGGCAAGGTCAACCCGACTCAGTGCGAGATGCTGACGATGGTGGCGGCTCAGGTGATAGGCAATCATCTTGCGATCACGGTTGGCGGAATGCAGGGGCATCTCGAACTCAACGTGTTCAAACCGATGATCGGTGCGAACCTGCTGCGTTCGATCGACCTGTTGGCGATCGGAATGGACAGTTTTGCGGCGCGCTGCGTCGACGGGCTCGAACCGAATCGCGACCGGATCGCTGAACTGGTGGACCGGTCATTGATGCTCGTGACGGCACTCGCACCCGAGATTGGTTATGATAATGCCGCAAAGATCGCCAAGCACGCTCATCACGAAAACCTGACATTGCGAGAGGCCGCACTGGCCCTGAGCCTCGTCGATGCCGCAACCTTTGATCGGCTCGTGCGTCCTGAGACCATGATCGGCAACAACGAAGGTTCTCACAAATGA
- the hisB gene encoding imidazoleglycerol-phosphate dehydratase HisB — protein MRTGSVHRKTSETSIDVELNLDGTGIYDVSTGIGFLDHMMEQLSRHSLIDLNLKAVGDLHIDQHHTTEDSGIAIGEAFSQAMGDKKGITRFGTAYAPMDETLTRVALDISGRPFFVWKVKLDSPRLGEWDTELIEHWFHSFSQSAGLTLHVENLYGSNNHHIVESCFKGLARALRQAVEIDPRKADSIPSTKGTLGG, from the coding sequence ATGCGCACAGGCTCGGTTCATCGCAAGACCAGTGAAACTTCCATCGACGTTGAGTTGAACCTCGACGGCACTGGGATTTACGACGTCTCCACCGGAATTGGTTTTCTGGATCACATGATGGAGCAGCTATCGCGCCATTCATTGATCGACCTGAACCTGAAAGCGGTCGGCGATCTGCATATCGATCAGCACCACACGACCGAGGATAGCGGCATCGCGATTGGTGAGGCGTTCTCGCAGGCGATGGGCGACAAAAAGGGCATCACGCGATTCGGCACCGCTTATGCGCCGATGGACGAGACGCTGACCCGCGTTGCGCTCGATATTTCAGGGCGGCCGTTTTTCGTCTGGAAAGTGAAGCTCGACAGCCCGCGCCTCGGTGAATGGGATACCGAACTGATCGAACACTGGTTCCATTCGTTTTCGCAGAGTGCAGGCCTGACCCTGCACGTCGAAAACCTATACGGGTCAAATAACCACCATATCGTCGAAAGCTGCTTCAAGGGATTGGCGCGGGCGTTGCGGCAGGCGGTCGAGATCGACCCGCGCAAGGCAGACAGCATTCCTTCGACTAAGGGGACGCTGGGCGGATGA
- a CDS encoding histidine triad nucleotide-binding protein, translating into MPVDATLPYDDQNIFAKILRGEIPSKTVFENEFALAFNDIAPQAPTHILVIPKGAYVSWDDFSARAPDAEILGFVRAVGEVARAAGLVTSGYRLLANTGLDSHQEVPHLHVHIFAGQPLGPMLIR; encoded by the coding sequence ATGCCCGTCGACGCCACCCTGCCCTATGACGACCAGAACATTTTCGCGAAAATCCTGCGCGGCGAGATTCCTTCGAAAACGGTCTTCGAAAATGAATTCGCACTGGCGTTCAACGACATAGCGCCACAGGCTCCGACACACATATTGGTGATCCCAAAGGGAGCCTATGTGTCGTGGGACGATTTTTCCGCCCGCGCGCCCGACGCCGAAATCCTGGGGTTCGTTCGGGCCGTCGGAGAAGTCGCGCGAGCCGCCGGTCTGGTGACTTCGGGATATCGACTGCTGGCGAACACCGGGCTGGATTCACATCAGGAAGTTCCCCACCTTCATGTCCATATTTTTGCGGGCCAACCGCTTGGGCCGATGCTCATTCGTTAG
- the hisH gene encoding imidazole glycerol phosphate synthase subunit HisH — protein sequence MKSVALIDYGAGNLHSVANALKAVGADVLVTADPKDVLAATRIVLPGVGAFAHCMSALSAIPGMIDALGDAVLRNETPFLGICVGMQLMAGEGREHGVTPGLGWIAGSVGPVAPAPDLKIPHMGWNDVDVSGLHPVLQGGEAYFLHGYAFTADDPEQVLALTDHGGPIVAAIGRDNMLGVQFHPEKSQAYGLATLARFMEWRP from the coding sequence ATGAAGTCGGTTGCGCTGATCGATTATGGCGCGGGTAATCTTCATTCGGTCGCCAATGCTTTGAAGGCGGTTGGCGCGGACGTTCTTGTCACCGCCGATCCCAAAGATGTTCTGGCCGCGACGCGCATTGTCTTGCCAGGCGTCGGAGCATTTGCGCATTGCATGAGCGCATTGTCCGCAATCCCCGGCATGATCGACGCGCTGGGCGACGCGGTTTTGCGGAATGAAACGCCGTTCCTCGGGATATGCGTCGGGATGCAATTGATGGCTGGCGAGGGTCGCGAACATGGCGTGACTCCCGGCCTTGGCTGGATCGCCGGGAGCGTGGGGCCGGTTGCGCCAGCTCCCGATTTGAAGATTCCGCACATGGGCTGGAACGATGTCGATGTATCCGGGCTGCATCCCGTCCTGCAAGGCGGGGAGGCGTATTTTCTGCACGGCTATGCTTTTACGGCCGATGACCCGGAACAGGTTCTGGCGCTGACTGATCATGGCGGACCGATTGTTGCTGCGATCGGTCGCGACAATATGTTGGGGGTGCAATTTCACCCAGAGAAGAGTCAGGCTTACGGTCTGGCGACGCTGGCGCGTTTTATGGAGTGGCGGCCTTGA
- a CDS encoding phosphoribosyl-ATP diphosphatase gives MTDTLTLLSRTIAARRDADPATSYVAKLHAGGPPLIARKLGEEAVETVVAALTGDAKDLTGEAADLIFHLLVLLDARGVAFADVTAELDRREGMSGIAEKAARKT, from the coding sequence GTGACCGACACACTGACACTATTATCCCGCACCATCGCCGCGCGCCGCGATGCCGATCCGGCGACGTCCTATGTGGCGAAACTTCACGCCGGTGGCCCACCGCTGATCGCACGCAAGCTGGGTGAGGAAGCTGTCGAAACGGTCGTTGCCGCCCTGACCGGCGATGCGAAGGATCTGACCGGGGAAGCCGCCGACCTGATCTTTCACCTGCTCGTTTTGCTCGATGCCAGGGGCGTCGCGTTTGCCGACGTCACGGCCGAGCTGGACCGGCGCGAAGGCATGTCGGGAATTGCCGAAAAAGCTGCACGAAAGACCTGA
- a CDS encoding amino acid permease — protein MIFDRVKSLDAILATAEKKGLHRSLGAFQLTMLGIGAVIGTGIFVLTSEAAQKAGPGMLLSFIVAGFVCGVAALCYSELASMVPVSGSAYTYTYAVTGELLAWMVGWALILEYAVGASAVAVGWSNHAVGLLRGLGWNFPAVLSNGDALMAKVSLAFGAEATPDLITATQVGGYFNLPAVIISILVTGLLILGTTESARVNAVLVAIKIAALTAFIALTIPVLKSENFTPFLPTGGTGVLGAAASIFFAYVGFDAVSTAAEETKNPQRNVPIGLIASLGVCTLFYLLVASGAIGAIGAQPVMDASGAVLAPGSAEMAGRCAAITASGILEPLVCSKEALVHVLDSIGWPVMGRLVGLAAVLALPSVVLMMMFGQTRVFFVMARDGLLPAKLASVHRKFKTPHVVTAVTGVVVTIAAAVLPVGRLADYSNSGTLFAFLMVAIAVLVLRRKDPTRKRPFRVPAVGIIAPLAIIGCVGLYVSLPLLAILVLPVWGGIGLIVYFMYSRKRSHVGLGLDDVHEDDSDIPPMPGAAPPVY, from the coding sequence ATGATTTTCGACCGCGTCAAATCTCTCGACGCCATTCTCGCTACGGCCGAGAAAAAGGGGCTGCACCGATCATTGGGTGCATTCCAGCTTACGATGCTTGGCATCGGTGCCGTCATCGGAACGGGTATTTTCGTTTTGACATCGGAGGCCGCGCAAAAGGCGGGGCCGGGGATGTTGTTGAGCTTCATCGTGGCGGGTTTCGTCTGCGGCGTCGCGGCACTTTGCTATTCCGAACTCGCCTCGATGGTGCCGGTTTCGGGGTCGGCATATACCTACACATACGCAGTCACCGGCGAACTGCTGGCGTGGATGGTCGGCTGGGCGCTGATCCTCGAATATGCGGTCGGCGCGAGCGCGGTTGCGGTTGGCTGGTCGAACCACGCGGTAGGGCTGTTACGCGGGCTGGGATGGAATTTCCCCGCCGTGTTAAGCAATGGCGACGCCCTGATGGCAAAGGTGTCACTGGCTTTCGGAGCAGAGGCAACGCCCGATCTCATCACCGCGACGCAGGTCGGCGGTTATTTCAACTTGCCAGCCGTTATCATCTCGATCCTCGTCACCGGCCTTCTGATCCTTGGCACGACTGAGAGCGCGCGCGTCAATGCGGTGTTGGTCGCGATCAAGATAGCGGCGCTGACAGCATTTATCGCCCTCACCATTCCCGTTCTGAAATCGGAGAATTTCACGCCGTTCCTGCCAACGGGCGGCACCGGCGTATTGGGCGCGGCGGCTTCAATCTTCTTTGCTTATGTCGGTTTCGATGCGGTTTCGACCGCTGCCGAAGAAACCAAGAACCCACAACGCAACGTGCCGATCGGCCTGATCGCCAGCCTTGGCGTGTGCACATTATTCTATCTGCTGGTTGCAAGCGGTGCCATTGGGGCGATTGGCGCGCAACCCGTCATGGATGCAAGCGGAGCGGTTCTTGCACCGGGTTCCGCCGAAATGGCCGGACGTTGCGCGGCGATTACCGCAAGTGGGATTCTCGAACCGCTGGTCTGTTCGAAGGAAGCACTCGTCCATGTCCTCGACAGCATCGGCTGGCCGGTGATGGGTCGTCTCGTCGGCCTCGCCGCCGTGTTAGCACTGCCTTCGGTCGTGTTAATGATGATGTTCGGTCAAACCCGTGTGTTCTTTGTGATGGCCCGCGATGGTTTGCTTCCCGCAAAGCTCGCCAGCGTCCACCGGAAGTTCAAGACGCCGCATGTCGTGACGGCGGTAACGGGCGTGGTCGTGACGATTGCCGCCGCCGTCCTGCCGGTCGGAAGGCTTGCCGATTACTCGAACTCAGGAACGTTGTTCGCATTCCTGATGGTCGCGATTGCAGTGCTGGTCCTTCGTCGGAAAGACCCGACGCGCAAACGTCCGTTCCGCGTTCCCGCAGTCGGCATCATCGCCCCTCTGGCGATTATCGGCTGCGTCGGATTGTATGTGTCGCTGCCGCTGCTCGCGATTCTGGTTCTGCCGGTCTGGGGCGGGATCGGGCTGATCGTGTATTTCATGTATAGCCGCAAACGCAGCCATGTCGGGTTGGGGCTGGATGATGTCCATGAGGACGATAGCGATATTCCACCCATGCCGGGGGCTGCTCCGCCGGTTTATTGA
- the hisA gene encoding 1-(5-phosphoribosyl)-5-[(5-phosphoribosylamino)methylideneamino]imidazole-4-carboxamide isomerase, whose product MSLIVFPAIDLKGGQVVRLAEGDMDRATVYGDDPVAQAMIFANQGAGYLHVVDLDGAFAGHGVNADAVARIVAAFPGHVQVGGGIRTMASIEAWFAAGVSRVIIGTAALTNPQLVRDAAKAFPGGVVVGVDARDGFIATQGWADVSDVEVIDMARRFEDAGVAALLFTDVGRDGMLKGCNVQATVDLARATNIPVIASGGVAGIADIRMLAIHAKDGIEGVITGRALYDGRLDLKVALELAAL is encoded by the coding sequence TTGAGCCTTATCGTATTTCCCGCAATCGACCTGAAGGGTGGGCAAGTCGTCCGTCTGGCTGAAGGTGATATGGATCGCGCAACCGTTTACGGTGACGATCCGGTCGCGCAGGCAATGATCTTTGCCAATCAGGGCGCGGGTTATCTTCATGTGGTCGATCTCGATGGCGCATTTGCCGGGCATGGCGTCAACGCCGACGCGGTAGCGCGGATAGTCGCGGCATTTCCGGGCCATGTTCAGGTCGGTGGCGGCATTCGGACGATGGCTTCTATCGAGGCATGGTTCGCGGCGGGTGTATCGCGGGTGATTATCGGAACCGCCGCGCTGACCAACCCGCAACTGGTGCGCGATGCGGCAAAGGCATTTCCGGGCGGCGTCGTCGTCGGAGTCGATGCGCGCGACGGATTTATCGCGACGCAGGGTTGGGCCGATGTTTCCGATGTCGAGGTGATCGATATGGCGCGGCGGTTTGAGGATGCGGGGGTCGCGGCGTTGCTGTTCACCGATGTTGGGCGCGACGGGATGTTGAAGGGGTGCAACGTTCAGGCGACGGTCGATCTGGCGCGGGCGACCAACATTCCGGTTATCGCGAGCGGCGGTGTCGCGGGGATCGCGGATATCCGGATGCTGGCGATCCACGCGAAGGATGGCATCGAGGGCGTTATCACCGGGCGGGCTCTTTATGACGGGCGGCTCGACCTGAAGGTGGCGCTCGAACTGGCTGCGCTTTGA
- a CDS encoding SspB family protein, whose amino-acid sequence MTDTLPDSLIPYDEIVQEALRAVVGRVLGSIQHEGMLPGEHHFYITFKTGAPGVDIPSHLIARFPDEMTIVLQNKFWDLKVHDAAFEVGLSFNAIPARLFVPFSSITGFVDPAVNFALQFQVAGDGEGPAEHDAAGNDAPFEPVEDGSNVVSVDFKRKK is encoded by the coding sequence ATGACCGACACTCTGCCCGACAGCCTGATTCCCTATGATGAAATCGTCCAGGAGGCGTTGCGCGCCGTCGTGGGCCGTGTGCTGGGAAGCATTCAGCATGAGGGGATGCTGCCCGGCGAGCATCATTTTTACATCACATTCAAGACTGGCGCTCCGGGAGTCGATATTCCTTCGCACCTGATCGCGCGTTTCCCCGATGAAATGACGATCGTGCTCCAGAATAAATTCTGGGACCTGAAAGTTCATGATGCCGCGTTTGAGGTGGGTCTGAGTTTCAATGCAATTCCCGCGCGGTTGTTCGTGCCGTTTTCGTCGATCACCGGCTTTGTCGATCCGGCAGTCAATTTCGCACTGCAGTTTCAGGTCGCGGGCGATGGCGAAGGGCCGGCCGAACATGATGCCGCCGGTAACGATGCCCCGTTCGAACCCGTCGAGGATGGATCGAATGTCGTGTCGGTGGACTTCAAGCGGAAGAAGTGA
- the hisF gene encoding imidazole glycerol phosphate synthase subunit HisF: MSVRVRVIPCLDVANGRVVKGVNFVDLRDAGDPVEVARAYDAAGADELCFLDIGASHEGRDTIIDVVRRTAEVCFMPLTVGGGVRSADDARALLLAGADKVAVNSAAVARPELVADIAERFGSQCVVASVDARRVGDGWEVFTHGGRKATGLNAIEHAIRLAELGAGELLVTSMDRDGTRDGYDLELTRTIADAVAVPVIASGGVGSVDHLVQGVSRGHASAVLAASIFHFGDVTIAEARRALGNAGFPVRHCPETA, from the coding sequence TTGAGCGTTCGGGTCCGCGTTATCCCCTGCCTCGACGTCGCCAATGGGCGGGTCGTGAAGGGCGTGAACTTTGTCGATCTGCGGGATGCTGGCGATCCGGTCGAGGTTGCGCGCGCCTATGACGCGGCGGGGGCGGACGAGCTTTGCTTTCTGGATATCGGAGCGAGCCATGAAGGGCGCGACACGATCATCGATGTCGTGCGCCGGACCGCCGAAGTTTGCTTCATGCCGCTGACCGTCGGCGGCGGAGTGCGGAGTGCGGACGATGCGCGGGCGTTGCTGCTGGCGGGGGCGGACAAAGTAGCGGTCAATTCTGCGGCGGTCGCGCGGCCTGAACTGGTGGCCGATATCGCCGAGCGGTTTGGGAGCCAGTGCGTTGTCGCGTCGGTCGATGCCCGGCGGGTCGGTGACGGCTGGGAAGTCTTCACGCATGGCGGGCGCAAGGCAACGGGGCTGAATGCTATCGAGCACGCGATCAGGCTGGCCGAACTGGGCGCGGGTGAATTGCTGGTGACTTCGATGGACCGCGACGGGACGCGCGATGGTTATGACCTGGAACTGACCCGGACGATTGCCGATGCCGTCGCGGTTCCGGTGATTGCCAGCGGTGGCGTCGGGTCGGTGGATCATTTGGTGCAAGGGGTGTCGAGAGGCCACGCGAGTGCGGTTCTTGCCGCGTCGATATTTCATTTCGGCGACGTAACGATTGCCGAGGCGCGCCGTGCGCTGGGAAATGCCGGGTTTCCGGTTCGGCACTGTCCCGAAACGGCATAG